From Camelus bactrianus isolate YW-2024 breed Bactrian camel chromosome 16, ASM4877302v1, whole genome shotgun sequence, the proteins below share one genomic window:
- the LOC105072552 gene encoding band 3 anion transport protein isoform X1: protein MGDLRESDLEEVLEVYDYEDPDVSVPHVEEPEALLTEPTDADYHSTRKGDTHKVYVELRELVMDEKNQELQWMEAARWLHMEENRGKDGTWGRPHVSYLTFWSLLELQKAFAKGTVLLDLPEKSLAGVVSQLLDRFIFDGQIQRQDRETLLRALLLKHSHARDTDALGGMKPTVLTRSGKASQPLLPQRPQMEEKLFCEQRKIPQDSEGALVLVGRVDFLERPVLGFVRLKDPMQLEPKQEKLGQPAVPVRFLFVLLGPEAPNMDYTQLGRAAATLMSERVFRIDAYLAQSKETLVHSLEGFLDCSLVLPPSDAPSEKALRSLLPVQMELLRRRLSSSAKPEPIPEELPRRRPSSPAKPVPIPEELPRRRPSSPAKPVPIPEELPRRRPSSPVKPVPIPEELPRRRPSSPVKPEPIPKAPPPRRPSRPVEPEPILKRLDLHEDEDISGDPLRRTGRLFGGLVRDIRRRYPRYLSDISDALSPQVLAAVIFIYFAALSPAITFGGLLGEKTQNLMGVSELLISTAVQGILFSLLGAQPLLVVGFSGPLLVFEEAFFSFCTRNNLEYIVGRVWIGFWLILLVVLVVAFEGSFLVRFISRYTQEIFSILISLIFIYETFAKLVQIFQDHPLQRNYDQNVVMIPKPQAPLPNTALLSFVLMAGTFFFAMVLRKFKNSAYFPGKLRRVIGDFGVPISILIMVMVDALIQDTYTQKLSVPKGLALSNSSARGWFINPLGLRSEFPIWMMFASLLPAMLVFILIFLESQITTLIISKPERKLVKGSGFHLDLLLIMGMGGVAALFGMPWLSATTVRSVTHANALTVMSKPRSPGATAQIQEVKEQRISGLLVAVLVGLSVLMWPILSYIPLAVLFGIFLYMGVTSLSGIQLFDRVLLLFKPRKYHPDVPYVKRVKTLRMHLFTGIQILCLIVLWVVKSIGIISLALPFILILTVPLRRFLLPLIFRDVELQCLDADNAKPNFDEESGQDEYDEVTMPV from the exons ATGGGGGATTTGCGG GAATCAGACCTGGAGGAGGTTCTAGAGGTGTATGACTATGAAGACCCAGATGTCTCTGTGCCCCATGTGGAGGAGCCAGAAG CTCTGCTCACCGAACCAACAGACGCAGACTATCACAGCACAAGAAAGGGAGACACCCACAAG GTGTATGTGGAGCTGCGGGAACTGGTGATGGATGAAAAGAACCAGGAGCTGCAATGGATGGAGGCAGCGCGCTGGCTGCACATGGAGGAGAACCGGGGGAAGGATGGAACCTGGGGCCGCCCACACGTGTCTTACCTCACCTTCTGGAGCCTCTTGGAGCTGCAGAAAGCCTTCGCCAAGG GTACTGTCCTCCTGGACCTGCCAGAGAAATCCCTGGCTGGGGTGGTCAGCCAGCTGCTGGACAGGTTTATCTTCGACGGGCAGATCCAGCGTCAGGACCGAGAGACCCTGCTTCGGGCCTTGCTCCTTAAACACAG CCACGCCAGAGACACCGATGCCCTGGGGGGCATGAAGCCCACGGTCCTGACACGTTCTGGGAAAGCTTCACAGCCTCTGCTCCCACAACGTCCCCAGATGGAGGAAAAACTCTTCTGTGAACAG AGAAAGATTCCCCAGGATTCGGAGGGCGCCCTGGTGCTAGTGG GCCGCGTAGACTTCCTGGAGCGGCCTGTGCTGGGCTTCGTGAGGCTCAAGGACCCTATGCAGCTGGAGCCAAAGCAGGAGAAGCTGGGCCAGCCGGCAGTGCCCGTGCGCTTCCTCTTCGTGTTGCTGGGACCTGAGGCCCCCAACATGGACTACACCCAGCTGGGTCGGGCCGCTGCCACCCTCATGTCGGAGAGG GTGTTCCGAATTGATGCATACTTAGCCCAGAGCAAGGAGACGCTGGTACACTCCCTGGAGGGCTTCCTAGACTGCAGTCTGGTGCTGCCTCCATCGGATGCTCCCTCCGAGAAGGCCCTGCGCAGTCTGCTGCCTGTGCAGATGGAACTGCTGCGGAGACGCCTGTCCAGCTCTGCCAAGCCAGAACCCATCCCGGAGGAACTCCCGCGGAGACGGCCATCCAGCCCTGCCAAGCCAGTACCCATCCCGGAGGAACTCCCACGGAGACGCCCATCCAGCCCTGCCAAGCCAGTACCCATCCCGGAGGAACTCCCGCGGAGACGGCCATCCAGCCCTGTTAAGCCAGTACCCATCCCGGAGGAACTCCCACGGAGACGCCCATCCAGCCCTGTTAAGCCAGAACCCATCCCAAAGGCACCACCACCTAGACGCCCATCCAGGCCTGTTGAGCCAGAACCCATCCTCAAGAGACTAG ATTTACATGAAGATGAAGATATCTCAGGTGACCCTCTGCGGCGGACAGGCAGGCTCTTCGGAGGGTTGGTGCGTGACATCCGTCGCCGCTACCCCCGCTACTTGAGTGACATCTCAGATGCATTGAGCCCCCAGGTCCTGGCTGCTGTCATCTTCATCTACTTTGCTGCCCTGTCACCCGCCATCACCTTTGGCGGCCTCCTCG GAGAAAAGACCCAGAACCTGATGGGGGTGTCGGAACTGCTCATCTCCACCGCGGTGCAGGGCATCTTGTTCTCCCTGCTGGGGGCTCAGCCCCTGCTTGTGGTGGGCTTCTCAGGACCCCTGCTCGTGTTTGAGGAAGCCTTCTTCTCG TTCTGCACCAGGAACAACCTGGAGTACATTGTAGGCCGTGTGTGGATTGGCTTCTGGCTCATCctgctggtggtgctggtggtggcctTCGAGGGCAGCTTCCTGGTCCGCTTCATCTCCCGGTATACACAGGAGATCTTCTCCATCCTCATCTCCCTCATCTTCATCTATGAGACCTTCGCAAAGCTGGTCCAG ATCTTCCAGGACCACCCACTGCAGAGGAATTATGACCAAAATGTAGTAATGATACCCAAACCTCAGGCTCCCCTGCCCAACACAGCCCTCCTCTCTTTTGTGCTCATGGCTGGCACCTTCTTCTTCGCCATGGTGCTACGCAAGTTCAAGAACAGCGCCTACTTCCCTGGCAAG CTGCGACGGGTCATCGGGGACTTTGGGGTTCCCATCTCTATCCTGATCATGGTCATGGTGGATGCCCTCATCCAGGACACCTACACTCAG AAACTCAGCGTACCTAAAGGCCTTGCCTTATCCAACTCCTCGGCCCGGGGCTGGTTCATCAACCCGCTGGGTTTGCGATCCGAATTTCCCATCTGGATGATGTTTGCTTCCTTGCTGCCTGCCATGCTGGTCTTCATCCTCATCTTCCTAGAGTCCCAGATCACCAC GCTGATCATCAGCAAACCGGAGCGCAAGCTGGTCAAGGGTTCTGGTTTCCACCTGGATCTGCTGCTGATCATGGGCATGGGTGGGGTGGCCGCCCTCTTTGGGATGCCCTGGCTCAGTGCCACCACTGTGCGTTCTGTCACCCACGCCAATGCCCTCACTGTCATGAGCAAGCCCAGATCCCCAGGGGCTACAGCTCAGATTCAGGAAGTCAAGGAACAGCGGATAAGCGGGCTCCTGGTCGCTGTGCTAGTGG GCCTGTCTGTCCTCATGTGGCCCATCCTGTCCTACATCCCCCTGGCTGTTCTGTTTGGCATCTTCCTCTACATGGGGGTCACATCCCTCAGTGGCATCCAGCTCTTCGACCGCGTCTTGCTTCTGTTCAAGCCGAGAAAGTACCACCCGGATGTGCCCTATGTCAAGCGG GTAAAAACCTTGCGCATGCACTTGTTTACGGGCATCCAGATCCTCTGCCTGATAGTGCTGTGGGTGGTAAAGTCCATCGGGATCATCTCGCTGGCCCTGCCCTTCATCCTCATCCTCACGGTGCCCCTACGCCGCTTCCTGCTGCCGCTCATCTTCCGGGATGTGGAGCTCCAGTGT CTGGATGCTGACAATGCCAAGCCGAACTTTGATGAGGAGAGTGGCCAGGATGAATATGATGAGGTGACCATGCCTGTGTGA
- the LOC105072552 gene encoding band 3 anion transport protein isoform X3 gives MDEKNQELQWMEAARWLHMEENRGKDGTWGRPHVSYLTFWSLLELQKAFAKGTVLLDLPEKSLAGVVSQLLDRFIFDGQIQRQDRETLLRALLLKHSHARDTDALGGMKPTVLTRSGKASQPLLPQRPQMEEKLFCEQRKIPQDSEGALVLVGRVDFLERPVLGFVRLKDPMQLEPKQEKLGQPAVPVRFLFVLLGPEAPNMDYTQLGRAAATLMSERVFRIDAYLAQSKETLVHSLEGFLDCSLVLPPSDAPSEKALRSLLPVQMELLRRRLSSSAKPEPIPEELPRRRPSSPAKPVPIPEELPRRRPSSPAKPVPIPEELPRRRPSSPVKPVPIPEELPRRRPSSPVKPEPIPKAPPPRRPSRPVEPEPILKRLDLHEDEDISGDPLRRTGRLFGGLVRDIRRRYPRYLSDISDALSPQVLAAVIFIYFAALSPAITFGGLLGEKTQNLMGVSELLISTAVQGILFSLLGAQPLLVVGFSGPLLVFEEAFFSFCTRNNLEYIVGRVWIGFWLILLVVLVVAFEGSFLVRFISRYTQEIFSILISLIFIYETFAKLVQIFQDHPLQRNYDQNVVMIPKPQAPLPNTALLSFVLMAGTFFFAMVLRKFKNSAYFPGKLRRVIGDFGVPISILIMVMVDALIQDTYTQKLSVPKGLALSNSSARGWFINPLGLRSEFPIWMMFASLLPAMLVFILIFLESQITTLIISKPERKLVKGSGFHLDLLLIMGMGGVAALFGMPWLSATTVRSVTHANALTVMSKPRSPGATAQIQEVKEQRISGLLVAVLVGLSVLMWPILSYIPLAVLFGIFLYMGVTSLSGIQLFDRVLLLFKPRKYHPDVPYVKRVKTLRMHLFTGIQILCLIVLWVVKSIGIISLALPFILILTVPLRRFLLPLIFRDVELQCLDADNAKPNFDEESGQDEYDEVTMPV, from the exons ATGGATGAAAAGAACCAGGAGCTGCAATGGATGGAGGCAGCGCGCTGGCTGCACATGGAGGAGAACCGGGGGAAGGATGGAACCTGGGGCCGCCCACACGTGTCTTACCTCACCTTCTGGAGCCTCTTGGAGCTGCAGAAAGCCTTCGCCAAGG GTACTGTCCTCCTGGACCTGCCAGAGAAATCCCTGGCTGGGGTGGTCAGCCAGCTGCTGGACAGGTTTATCTTCGACGGGCAGATCCAGCGTCAGGACCGAGAGACCCTGCTTCGGGCCTTGCTCCTTAAACACAG CCACGCCAGAGACACCGATGCCCTGGGGGGCATGAAGCCCACGGTCCTGACACGTTCTGGGAAAGCTTCACAGCCTCTGCTCCCACAACGTCCCCAGATGGAGGAAAAACTCTTCTGTGAACAG AGAAAGATTCCCCAGGATTCGGAGGGCGCCCTGGTGCTAGTGG GCCGCGTAGACTTCCTGGAGCGGCCTGTGCTGGGCTTCGTGAGGCTCAAGGACCCTATGCAGCTGGAGCCAAAGCAGGAGAAGCTGGGCCAGCCGGCAGTGCCCGTGCGCTTCCTCTTCGTGTTGCTGGGACCTGAGGCCCCCAACATGGACTACACCCAGCTGGGTCGGGCCGCTGCCACCCTCATGTCGGAGAGG GTGTTCCGAATTGATGCATACTTAGCCCAGAGCAAGGAGACGCTGGTACACTCCCTGGAGGGCTTCCTAGACTGCAGTCTGGTGCTGCCTCCATCGGATGCTCCCTCCGAGAAGGCCCTGCGCAGTCTGCTGCCTGTGCAGATGGAACTGCTGCGGAGACGCCTGTCCAGCTCTGCCAAGCCAGAACCCATCCCGGAGGAACTCCCGCGGAGACGGCCATCCAGCCCTGCCAAGCCAGTACCCATCCCGGAGGAACTCCCACGGAGACGCCCATCCAGCCCTGCCAAGCCAGTACCCATCCCGGAGGAACTCCCGCGGAGACGGCCATCCAGCCCTGTTAAGCCAGTACCCATCCCGGAGGAACTCCCACGGAGACGCCCATCCAGCCCTGTTAAGCCAGAACCCATCCCAAAGGCACCACCACCTAGACGCCCATCCAGGCCTGTTGAGCCAGAACCCATCCTCAAGAGACTAG ATTTACATGAAGATGAAGATATCTCAGGTGACCCTCTGCGGCGGACAGGCAGGCTCTTCGGAGGGTTGGTGCGTGACATCCGTCGCCGCTACCCCCGCTACTTGAGTGACATCTCAGATGCATTGAGCCCCCAGGTCCTGGCTGCTGTCATCTTCATCTACTTTGCTGCCCTGTCACCCGCCATCACCTTTGGCGGCCTCCTCG GAGAAAAGACCCAGAACCTGATGGGGGTGTCGGAACTGCTCATCTCCACCGCGGTGCAGGGCATCTTGTTCTCCCTGCTGGGGGCTCAGCCCCTGCTTGTGGTGGGCTTCTCAGGACCCCTGCTCGTGTTTGAGGAAGCCTTCTTCTCG TTCTGCACCAGGAACAACCTGGAGTACATTGTAGGCCGTGTGTGGATTGGCTTCTGGCTCATCctgctggtggtgctggtggtggcctTCGAGGGCAGCTTCCTGGTCCGCTTCATCTCCCGGTATACACAGGAGATCTTCTCCATCCTCATCTCCCTCATCTTCATCTATGAGACCTTCGCAAAGCTGGTCCAG ATCTTCCAGGACCACCCACTGCAGAGGAATTATGACCAAAATGTAGTAATGATACCCAAACCTCAGGCTCCCCTGCCCAACACAGCCCTCCTCTCTTTTGTGCTCATGGCTGGCACCTTCTTCTTCGCCATGGTGCTACGCAAGTTCAAGAACAGCGCCTACTTCCCTGGCAAG CTGCGACGGGTCATCGGGGACTTTGGGGTTCCCATCTCTATCCTGATCATGGTCATGGTGGATGCCCTCATCCAGGACACCTACACTCAG AAACTCAGCGTACCTAAAGGCCTTGCCTTATCCAACTCCTCGGCCCGGGGCTGGTTCATCAACCCGCTGGGTTTGCGATCCGAATTTCCCATCTGGATGATGTTTGCTTCCTTGCTGCCTGCCATGCTGGTCTTCATCCTCATCTTCCTAGAGTCCCAGATCACCAC GCTGATCATCAGCAAACCGGAGCGCAAGCTGGTCAAGGGTTCTGGTTTCCACCTGGATCTGCTGCTGATCATGGGCATGGGTGGGGTGGCCGCCCTCTTTGGGATGCCCTGGCTCAGTGCCACCACTGTGCGTTCTGTCACCCACGCCAATGCCCTCACTGTCATGAGCAAGCCCAGATCCCCAGGGGCTACAGCTCAGATTCAGGAAGTCAAGGAACAGCGGATAAGCGGGCTCCTGGTCGCTGTGCTAGTGG GCCTGTCTGTCCTCATGTGGCCCATCCTGTCCTACATCCCCCTGGCTGTTCTGTTTGGCATCTTCCTCTACATGGGGGTCACATCCCTCAGTGGCATCCAGCTCTTCGACCGCGTCTTGCTTCTGTTCAAGCCGAGAAAGTACCACCCGGATGTGCCCTATGTCAAGCGG GTAAAAACCTTGCGCATGCACTTGTTTACGGGCATCCAGATCCTCTGCCTGATAGTGCTGTGGGTGGTAAAGTCCATCGGGATCATCTCGCTGGCCCTGCCCTTCATCCTCATCCTCACGGTGCCCCTACGCCGCTTCCTGCTGCCGCTCATCTTCCGGGATGTGGAGCTCCAGTGT CTGGATGCTGACAATGCCAAGCCGAACTTTGATGAGGAGAGTGGCCAGGATGAATATGATGAGGTGACCATGCCTGTGTGA
- the LOC105072552 gene encoding band 3 anion transport protein isoform X2 — protein sequence MITRALLTEPTDADYHSTRKGDTHKVYVELRELVMDEKNQELQWMEAARWLHMEENRGKDGTWGRPHVSYLTFWSLLELQKAFAKGTVLLDLPEKSLAGVVSQLLDRFIFDGQIQRQDRETLLRALLLKHSHARDTDALGGMKPTVLTRSGKASQPLLPQRPQMEEKLFCEQRKIPQDSEGALVLVGRVDFLERPVLGFVRLKDPMQLEPKQEKLGQPAVPVRFLFVLLGPEAPNMDYTQLGRAAATLMSERVFRIDAYLAQSKETLVHSLEGFLDCSLVLPPSDAPSEKALRSLLPVQMELLRRRLSSSAKPEPIPEELPRRRPSSPAKPVPIPEELPRRRPSSPAKPVPIPEELPRRRPSSPVKPVPIPEELPRRRPSSPVKPEPIPKAPPPRRPSRPVEPEPILKRLDLHEDEDISGDPLRRTGRLFGGLVRDIRRRYPRYLSDISDALSPQVLAAVIFIYFAALSPAITFGGLLGEKTQNLMGVSELLISTAVQGILFSLLGAQPLLVVGFSGPLLVFEEAFFSFCTRNNLEYIVGRVWIGFWLILLVVLVVAFEGSFLVRFISRYTQEIFSILISLIFIYETFAKLVQIFQDHPLQRNYDQNVVMIPKPQAPLPNTALLSFVLMAGTFFFAMVLRKFKNSAYFPGKLRRVIGDFGVPISILIMVMVDALIQDTYTQKLSVPKGLALSNSSARGWFINPLGLRSEFPIWMMFASLLPAMLVFILIFLESQITTLIISKPERKLVKGSGFHLDLLLIMGMGGVAALFGMPWLSATTVRSVTHANALTVMSKPRSPGATAQIQEVKEQRISGLLVAVLVGLSVLMWPILSYIPLAVLFGIFLYMGVTSLSGIQLFDRVLLLFKPRKYHPDVPYVKRVKTLRMHLFTGIQILCLIVLWVVKSIGIISLALPFILILTVPLRRFLLPLIFRDVELQCLDADNAKPNFDEESGQDEYDEVTMPV from the exons ATGATCACAAGAG CTCTGCTCACCGAACCAACAGACGCAGACTATCACAGCACAAGAAAGGGAGACACCCACAAG GTGTATGTGGAGCTGCGGGAACTGGTGATGGATGAAAAGAACCAGGAGCTGCAATGGATGGAGGCAGCGCGCTGGCTGCACATGGAGGAGAACCGGGGGAAGGATGGAACCTGGGGCCGCCCACACGTGTCTTACCTCACCTTCTGGAGCCTCTTGGAGCTGCAGAAAGCCTTCGCCAAGG GTACTGTCCTCCTGGACCTGCCAGAGAAATCCCTGGCTGGGGTGGTCAGCCAGCTGCTGGACAGGTTTATCTTCGACGGGCAGATCCAGCGTCAGGACCGAGAGACCCTGCTTCGGGCCTTGCTCCTTAAACACAG CCACGCCAGAGACACCGATGCCCTGGGGGGCATGAAGCCCACGGTCCTGACACGTTCTGGGAAAGCTTCACAGCCTCTGCTCCCACAACGTCCCCAGATGGAGGAAAAACTCTTCTGTGAACAG AGAAAGATTCCCCAGGATTCGGAGGGCGCCCTGGTGCTAGTGG GCCGCGTAGACTTCCTGGAGCGGCCTGTGCTGGGCTTCGTGAGGCTCAAGGACCCTATGCAGCTGGAGCCAAAGCAGGAGAAGCTGGGCCAGCCGGCAGTGCCCGTGCGCTTCCTCTTCGTGTTGCTGGGACCTGAGGCCCCCAACATGGACTACACCCAGCTGGGTCGGGCCGCTGCCACCCTCATGTCGGAGAGG GTGTTCCGAATTGATGCATACTTAGCCCAGAGCAAGGAGACGCTGGTACACTCCCTGGAGGGCTTCCTAGACTGCAGTCTGGTGCTGCCTCCATCGGATGCTCCCTCCGAGAAGGCCCTGCGCAGTCTGCTGCCTGTGCAGATGGAACTGCTGCGGAGACGCCTGTCCAGCTCTGCCAAGCCAGAACCCATCCCGGAGGAACTCCCGCGGAGACGGCCATCCAGCCCTGCCAAGCCAGTACCCATCCCGGAGGAACTCCCACGGAGACGCCCATCCAGCCCTGCCAAGCCAGTACCCATCCCGGAGGAACTCCCGCGGAGACGGCCATCCAGCCCTGTTAAGCCAGTACCCATCCCGGAGGAACTCCCACGGAGACGCCCATCCAGCCCTGTTAAGCCAGAACCCATCCCAAAGGCACCACCACCTAGACGCCCATCCAGGCCTGTTGAGCCAGAACCCATCCTCAAGAGACTAG ATTTACATGAAGATGAAGATATCTCAGGTGACCCTCTGCGGCGGACAGGCAGGCTCTTCGGAGGGTTGGTGCGTGACATCCGTCGCCGCTACCCCCGCTACTTGAGTGACATCTCAGATGCATTGAGCCCCCAGGTCCTGGCTGCTGTCATCTTCATCTACTTTGCTGCCCTGTCACCCGCCATCACCTTTGGCGGCCTCCTCG GAGAAAAGACCCAGAACCTGATGGGGGTGTCGGAACTGCTCATCTCCACCGCGGTGCAGGGCATCTTGTTCTCCCTGCTGGGGGCTCAGCCCCTGCTTGTGGTGGGCTTCTCAGGACCCCTGCTCGTGTTTGAGGAAGCCTTCTTCTCG TTCTGCACCAGGAACAACCTGGAGTACATTGTAGGCCGTGTGTGGATTGGCTTCTGGCTCATCctgctggtggtgctggtggtggcctTCGAGGGCAGCTTCCTGGTCCGCTTCATCTCCCGGTATACACAGGAGATCTTCTCCATCCTCATCTCCCTCATCTTCATCTATGAGACCTTCGCAAAGCTGGTCCAG ATCTTCCAGGACCACCCACTGCAGAGGAATTATGACCAAAATGTAGTAATGATACCCAAACCTCAGGCTCCCCTGCCCAACACAGCCCTCCTCTCTTTTGTGCTCATGGCTGGCACCTTCTTCTTCGCCATGGTGCTACGCAAGTTCAAGAACAGCGCCTACTTCCCTGGCAAG CTGCGACGGGTCATCGGGGACTTTGGGGTTCCCATCTCTATCCTGATCATGGTCATGGTGGATGCCCTCATCCAGGACACCTACACTCAG AAACTCAGCGTACCTAAAGGCCTTGCCTTATCCAACTCCTCGGCCCGGGGCTGGTTCATCAACCCGCTGGGTTTGCGATCCGAATTTCCCATCTGGATGATGTTTGCTTCCTTGCTGCCTGCCATGCTGGTCTTCATCCTCATCTTCCTAGAGTCCCAGATCACCAC GCTGATCATCAGCAAACCGGAGCGCAAGCTGGTCAAGGGTTCTGGTTTCCACCTGGATCTGCTGCTGATCATGGGCATGGGTGGGGTGGCCGCCCTCTTTGGGATGCCCTGGCTCAGTGCCACCACTGTGCGTTCTGTCACCCACGCCAATGCCCTCACTGTCATGAGCAAGCCCAGATCCCCAGGGGCTACAGCTCAGATTCAGGAAGTCAAGGAACAGCGGATAAGCGGGCTCCTGGTCGCTGTGCTAGTGG GCCTGTCTGTCCTCATGTGGCCCATCCTGTCCTACATCCCCCTGGCTGTTCTGTTTGGCATCTTCCTCTACATGGGGGTCACATCCCTCAGTGGCATCCAGCTCTTCGACCGCGTCTTGCTTCTGTTCAAGCCGAGAAAGTACCACCCGGATGTGCCCTATGTCAAGCGG GTAAAAACCTTGCGCATGCACTTGTTTACGGGCATCCAGATCCTCTGCCTGATAGTGCTGTGGGTGGTAAAGTCCATCGGGATCATCTCGCTGGCCCTGCCCTTCATCCTCATCCTCACGGTGCCCCTACGCCGCTTCCTGCTGCCGCTCATCTTCCGGGATGTGGAGCTCCAGTGT CTGGATGCTGACAATGCCAAGCCGAACTTTGATGAGGAGAGTGGCCAGGATGAATATGATGAGGTGACCATGCCTGTGTGA